Proteins encoded within one genomic window of Argiope bruennichi chromosome 7, qqArgBrue1.1, whole genome shotgun sequence:
- the LOC129975567 gene encoding uncharacterized protein LOC129975567 encodes MLFPLPDETLKAWERFRTTHRRVREEVTYSLTTEEEDTSSRKKMPINDLDRLLDFLQDEVEGEERILLAIQSFDQFKKSNFSNNYRESNEKKFQTRVSSATDLLSSNLNKRKFCIFCTEGHNLWNCKKTSKLILNEKQSAVEKAYCCFLCLREGHGVKMCYSKFNCQLCGKKHHLMLCRTLSPEPNSSFVHTDVKVRESVIQHEEALANLSKSSNVFLQTLTILVRGETTKCKARIIIDSGSQRSYILKKTAEEMNYKAKRREYLQHALFGGSNASTCQHDAYMIYLSSV; translated from the coding sequence ATGTTGTTTCCTCTCCCTGACGAGACTTTAAAGGCATGGGAGCGATTCCGAACTACACATAGACGAGTGAGGGAGGAGGTGACGTATAGTTTAACAACCGAGGAAGAAGATACCTCTTCAAGAAAGAAAATGCCAATTAATGATCTAGATCGGCTTCTAGACTTTCTCCAGGATGAAGTGGAAGGAGAAGAAAGAATTTTGCTAGCTATCCAAAGTtttgatcaatttaaaaaatcaaacttttccaACAACTATAGAGAGTCTAACGAGAAGAAGTTTCAAACCAGAGTATCATCAGCAACTGACCTTTTGTCATCTAATCTCAATAAGAGGAAGTTCTGCATTTTTTGTACTGAGGGACATAATTTATGGAACTgtaaaaaaacttctaaactgattttgaatgaaaaacaaagTGCTGTAGAGAAGGCCTATTGTTGTTTCTTGTGTTTGAGAGAGGGACATGGAGTGAAGATGTGCTATTCCAAGTTCAACTGCCAATTATGTGGGAAGAAACACCATTTAATGTTGTGTAGAACATTGTCACCAGAACCCAATTCTTCCTTTGTCCATACAGATGTTAAAGTTCGAGAATCAGTGATACAACACGAAGAAGCTCTGGCTAACTTGTCTAAATCTTCCAATGTTTTCCTACAAACTTTAACCATTCTTGTGAGAGGAGAAACTACTAAATGTAAAGCTCGAATCATCATTGATTCTGGATCTCAGCGGTCGTATATTCTGAAAAAAAcagctgaagaaatgaattaCAAGGCCAAAAGGAGAGAGTATTTACAACACGCACTGTTCGGTGGTTCCAATGCATCAACCTGCCAACATGATGCGTATATGATATATTTGTCAAGTGTATGA